One Fusarium poae strain DAOMC 252244 chromosome 4, whole genome shotgun sequence DNA window includes the following coding sequences:
- a CDS encoding hypothetical protein (TransMembrane:6 (i173-190o202-222i243-261o290-308i329-352o358-380i)~BUSCO:31062at5125) translates to MSDYPGACPPQKLRPPSLVFQGDSDDDFDITNLEKFTDGGVDKNNGSIGINRQLNHNAVAQNSAANLLIPSTTTTSSSSLSLPTMNAEDETADSPLSPGFKNPFNFQTQVISAGPVKSNIGQRRGHRYKHSSISSQHQIFKEPPQRPPPVLPASLPIPTAREAWKSMTKDQRIHCYWSMCHLTVATYIFFRSEGSLATTALSHLVFFDAGSAAVCVMVDVLGNFEVWRRSSIRHPFGLERAEVLAGFAMSVFLLFGGFDLVSHTLKHFLESLGSHEAHHEHGHDSPDGSIDLVSAAAMVSTLVSAYGLRNHARIAKLLRVSYLAALPSVLSNPFHFLTLSFSAVIALLPLLSISLYTWLDRLICVVIAFAMFALGMRLAVAQGLMLLMSYGGSDGNNGVSAVLREIETEPSVVAIDDAQFWQVHYGLCMANLKLSVVKGYDEMSISKLRQRVSGLIQNRLGEGYGHGGSIRWEVTLQMSTEGST, encoded by the exons ATGTCGGACTATCCAGGTGCTTGTCCTCCTCAGAAACTCCGTCCGCCAAGTCTGGTTTTCCAGGGCGATAGCGACGACGATTTTGACATAACGAACCTCGAAAAGTTTACAGACGGTGGTGTTGATAAGAACAACGGCTCTATCGGTATCAATCGCCAACTTAACCATAACGCCGTCGCTCAGAATTCGGCTGCGAATCTACTGATACCCTCTACGACAACTacgtcctcttcctccttatCGCTCCCGACAATGAACGCAGAAGACGAGACAGCGGACTCTCCTTTGTCCCCTGGGTTTAAGAACCCTTTCAACTTCCAGACGCAGGTGATCTCCGCAGGTCCTGTCAAGTCG AACATTGGACAACGCCGTGGACACAGATACAAACACAGTAGTATCTCATCTCAACATCAAATCTTCAAAGAGCCACCGCAGAGACCCCCACCTGTCCTTCCCGCTTCTCTCCCTATCCCGACCGCTCGCGAGGCATGGAAAAGCATGACAAAGGACCAACGTATTCACTGTTACTGGAGCATGTGCCACCTTACTGTGGCTACTTATATCTTCTTCCGATCAGAGGGCTCTCTCGCCACTACGGCCCTCTCGCATCTTGTATTCTTCGATGCCGGCAGTGCTGCTGTCTGTGTTATGGTTGATGTCCTTGGTAATTTTGAGGTTTGGAGACGCAGCAGTATCCGGCACCCCTTTGGTCTCGAGAGAGCCGAGGTCCTTGCTGGATTCGCCATGTCtgttttccttctctttggAGGGTTTGACTTGGTGTCACACACACTCAAGCATTTTCTCGAGTCTCTTGGTAGCCACGAGGCTCATCATGAGCACGGCCATGACAGTCCAGATGGTTCTATTGACCTTGTGTCTGCTGCTGCTATGGTGAGCACCCTAGTTTCGGCATATGGTCTTCGGAACCATGCTCGTATTGCCAAACTTCTGCGTGTCTCGTACCTTGCTGCTTTGCCAAGTGTATTGTCGAACCCCTTCCACTTCCTCACACTCTCATTCTCCGCCGTTATTGCTCTTCTCCCACTTCTCTCTATCTCACTCTACACATGGCTCGACCGTCTTATCTGTGTTGTTATCGCATTTGCCATGTTTGCCCTTGGTATGCGGTTAGCCGTCGCACAGGGTCTTATGTTACTCATGTCCTATGGTGGCAGTGATGGCAACAACGGCGTCAGTGCCGTCCTTCGAGAGATTGAGACTGAACCAAGCGTTGTTGCTATTGATGATGCGCAATTCTGGCAGGTCCACTATGGTCTTTGCATGGCCAACCTCAAGTTAAGTGTGGTCAAAGGTTATGATGAGATGTCCATAAGTAAGCTACGACAGCGTGTTTCGGGCTTAATCCAGAACAGACTAGGCGAAGGATATGGCCATGGTGGAAGTATCAGATGGGAGGTGACGCTGCAAATGAGTACAGAGGGCAGTACATAA
- a CDS encoding hypothetical protein (TransMembrane:2 (i256-284o304-328i)~BUSCO:52392at5125), with the protein MEGNSENKQGTLPAPSPSHRRNSSNSSILSKFPFLRTSPEKRREQTENAIDDDAHATTPRPAARPSASVIQYQRTRRRRGSLRKAALLGRGAQRERRESRSLVIDTSHASTYGLDPTAVQTQSPSPIESLDLNASQRTHVDGFAPLPGGLGTAPVLPTKVASLHTTARSTALTDQDGASYTSTDEEDMLQIPGSSSTIRQSLSISPGPDSYFNSVKSTSSQRRRLTNRAKSPLSFSGLSSNTLPAHEDWDYADTEWWGWVVLCVTWFVFVVGMGSCFDLWSWAWDVGKTPYAPPEFEDDDTLPIVGYYPALIILTGVMAWVWVVVAWVGMKYFRHAKISGD; encoded by the coding sequence ATGGAGGGCAATTCAGAAAACAAACAGGGCACTTTACCTGCACCCTCTCCATCTCATCGACGAAACTCCTCGAATTCGAGCATCTTGTCCAAGTTCCCCTTTTTGAGGACATCACCAGAAAAGCGACGTGAACAGACCGAAAATGCGATCGACGACGATGCCCATGCGACAACCCCTCGGCCTGCTGCTCGACCATCTGCGAGCGTGATACAATATCAACGAACACGAAGACGCCGGGGATCTCTTAGGAAAGCTGCCCTGCTTGGTCGAGGAGCACAACGCGAGCGCAGAGAAAGCAGGTCCCTGGTTATCGACACTTCCCATGCTTCTACATATGGACTCGATCCTACGGCCGTGCAGACCCAGAGTCCGTCGCCGATAGAATCCTTGGATCTAAATGCGTCGCAGCGTACACATGTCGATGGGTTTGCACCTTTACCTGGAGGACTCGGCACGGCGCCTGTACTTCCTACGAAAGTGGCATCATTGCATACCACAGCTCGTTCAACAGCACTGACGGATCAAGATGGAGCATCTTATACATCTACAGATGAGGAAGATATGCTCCAGATACCCGGTAGCTCATCGACAATTAGGCAGAGCCTGTCAATATCACCAGGACCAGACTCTTACTTCAACAGTGTGaaatcaacatcatcacaaCGCAGACGGCTCACAAACAGAGCAAAGTCCCCATTGTCGTTCAGTGGTTTGTCATCCAACACATTGCCGGCACATGAAGACTGGGACTATGCAGACACGGAATGGTGGGGATGGGTTGTTCTGTGCGTGACATGGTTTGTGTTTGTCGTTGGAATGGGTTCTTGTTTTGATCTCTGGAGCTGGGCGTGGGACGTGGGCAAGACTCCATATGCGCCGCCAGAGttcgaagatgatgatactCTGCCAATCGTAGGGTACTACCCTGCGTTAATCATTCTCACGGGCGTAATGGCGTGGGTATGGGTTGTTGTAGCTTGGGTTGGGATGAAGTACTTCCGGCATGCTAAAATCAGTGGTGACTAG
- a CDS encoding hypothetical protein (BUSCO:13664at5125), which yields MREVNFSIPNVNKASVGITTALYDRRALDCTSTLPLINSLNHLAYLTTSSARIRDILTVDGGIERLVCILKQGRSKDMMGMWKWNLAFQCVVNIGVRGTENVRTRVVEADMVPVIATILDNYTKAVDKCREKAEEAKQKQNYDNHRHRGHEYRQNPKPSSSNSASATASASSSSSAAVGTSAFGHRSGSRVDTTEQRSRRHGPPPSIDVSASYAGPSTAAPQTHPQQQSLDTAMGSSQWPQSASERSTSWGSARHQPLRVRGLEDRHATTSAPRQTMQPLATAVSTTDTVEGFVRPVRDIDRLASMAPFGSTDLVSQPTSPTTPLPPPQMRSPTVRPASALGPSGRSRRRPSIRHQNSTADADDINGDSMPSDESPETEMTGTDNLQSAVGIQDITMEDGDTMLGGTALDLATPTVSETHQEASTFNINHRSPMDGSLTNNNATTPVPAIGLSPNRPAMTTPPQPPLAATTVPRYLLDRNFVPNPQMVAAMPREEDVLMSLQLLAYVSKYCGLRSYFQKSHLVPRLKIGKELAAIDKDITAMDEEEDVPEVYDEDADDEEYLLSNDFNLFPLVEKFTVRYHSTDMQYWAGVVMRNLCRKDDTRGGIRQCAYYQCGKWEEYTRQFAKCRRCRRTKYCSKECQKSAWAFHRHWCVAATQ from the coding sequence ATGAGGGAAGTCAACTTTAGTATCCCAAACGTCAACAAGGCGTCCGTCGGTATTACCACCGCCCTATATGATCGCCGTGCGCTCGATTGCACCTCGACACTCCCCCTCATCAACTCGCTCAACCATCTCGCCTATCTCACCACATCTTCTGCTCGTATCCGCGACATCCTCACTGTCGATGGAGGTATTGAGCGTCTTGTCTGCATTCTGAAACAAGGCCGTAGTAAGGACATGATGGGAATGTGGAAATGGAACCTTGCTTTCCAGTGTGTCGTCAATATTGGTGTTCGAGGCACGGAAAACGTCCGCACTCGTGTTGTCGAGGCTGACATGGTCCCTGTTATCGCTACAATTCTCGATAACTATACCAAGGCTGTTGACAAATGCCGCGAGAAGGCTGAAGAAGCCAAACAAAAGCAGAACTACGATAACCATCGTCACCGAGGCCACGAGTATCGCCAAAACCCGaagccttcttcatccaatTCAGCATCGGCCACTGCTTctgcatcatcttcatcatcggcaGCTGTGGGTACTTCTGCATTTGGCCATCGATCTGGCTCTCGTGTCGACACCACCGAACAGCGATCTCGCCGTCACGGTCCGCCGCCTTCCATCGATGTTTCAGCCTCCTACGCAGGACCATCTACTGCCGCTCCTCAAACCCACCCTCAGCAACAGTCTCTAGACACTGCTATGGGTAGTTCCCAATGGCCTCAGTCCGCTTCAGAACGCTCTACATCATGGGGTTCAGCTCGTCACCAGCCCCTGAGAGTGAGAGGACTTGAAGACCGTCACGCCACGACTTCAGCCCCTCGTCAGACCATGCAGCCCCTTGCAACTGCAGTATCGACCACCGATACTGTCGAGGGGTTTGTGAGACCTGTTCGTGATATTGATCGCCTTGCTTCAATGGCCCCATTTGGCTCCACAGATTTGGTTTCCCAACCGACATCGCCAACGACGCCTCTGCCACCTCCTCAGATGCGGTCGCCCACTGTCCGCCCAGCATCCGCCCTTGGCCCATCTGGTCGATCTCGCCGACGCCCATCCATCCGTCACCAGAACTCGACTGCCGATGCCGATGACATTAACGGTGATAGCATGCCTTCAGACGAGTCACCCGAGACAGAAATGACAGGTACCGACAACCTGCAATCAGCTGTCGGTATTCAGGATATTACCATGGAGGACGGCGACACCATGCTTGGTGGTACAGCTCTCGACTTGGCTACGCCAACAGTCTCCGAGACCCATCAGGAAGCCAGCACCTTCAATATCAACCACCGTAGCCCCATGGATGGCAGCCTTACCAACAACAACGCCACGACACCGGTCCCAGCGATTGGACTCTCACCTAACCGTCCTGCGATGACCACTCCTCCGCAACCTCCTCTGGCTGCTACCACCGTCCCTCGATATCTCCTGGACCGTAATTTCGTCCCCAACCCTCAAATGGTCGCCGCTATGCCTCGGGAGGAAGACGTGCTCATGTCTCTGCAGCTTCTTGCATATGTCTCCAAGTACTGTGGCCTTCGCTCTTATTTCCAAAAGAGTCACCTTGTCCCGCGTCTCAAGATCGGTAAAGAGCTTGCTGCCATCGATAAGGATATTACTGCcatggatgaggaagaggatgttCCTGAGGTTTACGATGAAGATGCCGACGACGAAGAGTATCTGCTTTCCAATGATTTCAACCTCTTCCCTCTTGTTGAGAAGTTCACAGTGCGCTATCACAGTACTGATATGCAGTACTGGGCCGGCGTTGTCATGAGAAATCTCTGCCGCAAGGATGACACTCGTGGCGGCATTCGCCAGTGTGCCTACTACCAATGCGGTAAATGGGAAGAGTACACCCGCCAGTTTGCGAAATGCCGCCGATGCCGACGCACCAAATACTGTAGTAAGGAGTGTCAGAAGAGCGCATGGGCTTTCCATCGCCACTGGTGCGTAGCGGCCACCCAGTAA
- a CDS encoding hypothetical protein (BUSCO:51024at5125) — MPSTKTTSSQKPGYPLSCTVMAKPTAADQKPGYPLSCSVMKQPAQKPGYPLSCTVITSNICPAACADTRSLQSRINKITAKMVTKSKLKMALAAEKGTDFKKLKLQKKQKEATKRNAAARGTDDKDSDEEKEEKTIQIEADFEDEDDEEEDEEDDEPQYDLQGINDSDDSDSSIELEEKIIRKPKRDTLKKTELAQLAAEKAAAAAAEEDDEEEDPEADDIPMSDLEDLDEEDKEDIIPHQRLTINNTTALLAALNRISVPTDKSVPFATHQSLVSSSATAESIPDVQDDLQRELAFYTQSLEATRTARKLLRQEGVPFSRPKDYFAEMIKEDAHMEKVKAKLVEEASNKKAAQEARKMRDLKKFGKQVQVAKLQERHKEKRETLDKIKNLKRKRSETGGAGLDTKEADIFDVGVEKEMKSHNPRSGAGRGAGAGNPKRAKKNEKYGFGGKKRHAKSGDAMSSGDLSGFDPKKMKAGGRVSKSRPGKARRKSMGSR; from the exons ATGCCTTCCACCAAGACCACCTCTTCCCAGAAGCCCGGCTACCCTCTTAGCTGCACTGTCATGGCTAAGCCCACTGCCGCCGACCAGAAGCCCGGTTACCCTCTCAGCTGCAGCGTCATGAAGCAGCCCGCTCAGAAGCCCGGCTACCCTCTCAGCTGCACTGTCAT CACCAGTAACATTTGCCCAGCAGCTTGCGCCGACACAAGATCACTACAAAGTCGCATCAACAAAATAACCGCAAAAATGGTCACAAAAAGCAAGCTAAAGATGGCTCTTGCCGCCGAAAAGGGCACAGATTTCAAGAAGCTTAAGCTCCAGAAGAAACAGAAGGAGGCTACTAAGCGCAACGCCGCCGCTCGTGGAACAGACGACAAGGACTCGGAcgaagagaaggaggagaagacGATCCAAATTGAGGCTGATtttgaggatgaagacgacgaggaagaggatgaggaggacgacgagCCCCAG TACGACCTACAAGGCATCAACGATAGCGACGACTCAGACTCTTCAATCGAGCTTGAGGAGAAGATTATTCGCAAGCCAAAGAGAGATACACTCAAGAAGACCGAGCTTGCACAGTTGGCAGCTGAGAAGGCAGCCGCAGCCGCAGCTGAAgaggacgacgaggaggaggatccCGAGGCAGACGATATCCCCATGTCCGACCTTGAGGAtctcgacgaagaagatAAGGAGGACATTATCCCACACCAGCGCCTCACCATTAACAACACAACCGCCCTCCTCGCCGCCTTGAACCGCATTTCTGTTCCCACAGACAAGTCTGTTCCTTTCGCGACACACCAGTCCCTCGTCTCCAGCAGCGCCACAGCCGAATCTATTCCCGATGTCCAGGACGATCTCCAGCGCGAGCTCGCCTTCTACACCCAGAGTCTCGAGGCCACTCGCACGGCCCGCAAGCTCCTTCGACAGGAGGGTGTCCCCTTCTCTCGCCCCAAGGATTATTTCGCCGAGATGATCAAGGAGGATGCCCATATGGAGaaggtcaaggccaagcttgTCGAGGAGGCATCCAACAAGAAGGCTGCCCAGGAGGCTCGCAAGATGCGCGACCTCAAGAAGTTCGGAAAGCAGGTCCAAGTCGCCAAGCTCCAAGAGCGACATAAGGAGAAGCGCGAGACTCtcgacaagatcaagaaccTCAAGCGAA AGCGCTCAGAAACCGGCGGCGCTGGTCTCGACACCAAGGAAGCCGATATCTTCGACGTTGGTGTCGAGAAGGAGATGAAGAGCCACAACCCTCGCTCAGGCGCTGGCCGCGGTGCCGGAGCCGGCAACCCCAAGCGAgccaagaagaacgagaagtaCGGCTTCGGTGGCAAGAAGCGTCACGCCAAGTCGGGCGACGCCATGAGCTCCGGCGATCTCAGCGGCTTCGACcccaagaagatgaaggctGGCGGCAGAGTATCAAAGTCGCGGCCTGGCAAGGCGAGAAGAAAGTCAATGGGTTCTCGGTAG
- the CYN1 gene encoding Cyanate hydratase → MANEGRIATLDSTIADRLPAFSKTLFDGKAAKDLSFEAIAKHLGRSEVAVAALFYGQATASSEDVEKLSEILDLPKEALAAQLTGFPNRGQAGPMPPTEPLIYRLYEIVQNYGYAYKAILNEKFGDGIMSAICFSTTVDKEVDEAGSPWVVITLKGKWLPFSRF, encoded by the exons ATGGCAAACGAAGGGCGTATCGCTACTCTGGAT TCAACCATCGCCGATAGGCTTCCTGCCTTCTCAAAGACACTCTTTGACGGGAAGGCCGCCAAGGACTTGAGCTTTGAGGCAATTGCAAAGCATTTGGGCCGTAGCGAGGTTGCAGTAGCAGCATTGTTCTACGGACAGGCCACCGCCTCGTCTGAGGATGTTGAGAAACTATCAGAGATCCTTGACCTTCCCAAAGAGGCGTTGGCTGCTCAACTAACAGGCTTCCCTAACCGTGGCCAGGCTGGACCCATGCCCCCAACTGAGCCTCTCATCTACCGCTTATATGAGATCGTTCAGAACTATGGCTATGCTTACAAGGCCATCCTCAATGAGAAGTTTGGAGATGGGATCATGAGTGCCATTTGTTTCTCGACCACGGTGGACAAGGAGGTGGACGAGGCAGGCTCACCATGGGTTGTTATCACATTGAAGGGCAAATG GCTTCCTTTCAGTCGCTTTTAG
- a CDS encoding hypothetical protein (TransMembrane:1 (i26-55o)): protein MPSPSAVPLNGISKGTTRSTTKTSPYVFAFGVVGAAISSMIVMFSIIITSTSFIWPYVSELHTNNNTVKSSPEINSILPAPCHSHNDYWRLMPFQSAVYAGCIGVEADVWAVQSELYVGHDLGGLSTDRTLSSMYIQPLMELLQSQNLDTDSNLPPRGIYGRKPDQTVVLLVDLKSNPNTSWPLLLERLAPLRQKGWLSHVHDGKFVSRPITVVGTGETELHLVNEATPFRDVFLDAPLDQLDGGLYNDLNSYYTSVSFEKSIGKVGSKGLKPEQLAKLRDQISQAHSRGLKVRYWGMPYWPLHVRNRLREVLIDEGVDVLNADDLWEARELFSKRGYMIE from the exons ATGCCTTCTCCAAGCGCTGTGCCCCTCAATGGGATCAGCAAAGGAACAACGCGATCAACGACCAAGACTAGCCCCTATGTCTTTGCCTTTGGTGTAGTAGGAGCAGCCATAAG TTCCATGATCGTCATGTTTTCTATCATCATTACCAGCACATCCTTCATCTGGCCTTATGTGTCCGAATTACATACCAACAATAATACAGTCAAATCTAGTCCAGAAATCAACTCGATACTTCCTGCGCCATGCCATTCACATAACGACTATTGGAGACTCATGCCTTTCCAATCAGCTGTATATGCCGGTTGTATCGGTGTAGAAGCTGATGTCTGGGCTGTCCAGAGTGAGCTCTATGTCGGCCATGACCTGGGCGGTCTGTCCACTGACCGAACTCTATCATCAATGTATATCCAACCGCTGATGGAGCTACTCCAGTCTCAAAATCTAGACACTGATTCAAATCTGCCGCCTCGAGGTATATATGGTCGTAAACCCGATCAGACAGTGGTGTTACTGGTAGACTTGAAGTCAAATCCCAACacatcatggccattattgcTCGAAAGACTTGCGCCTCTTCGCCAAAAGGGATGGTTGAGTCATGTCCATGACGGCAAGTTCGTCTCGAGGCCCATCACGGTGGTAGGAACTGGTGAGACCGAGCTGCATCTGGTGAACGAGGCCACCCCTTTTCGGGACGTCTTCCTAGACGCACCGCTTGATCAACTGGATGGGGGTCTTTATAACGACCTGAACTCGTACTACACGAGCGTATCATTTGAAAAGTCGATCGGAAAAGTCGGCTCAAAGGGTCTCAAGCCAGAGCAACTAGCAAAGTTACGCGATCAAATCTCTCAAGCTCATAGCCGAGGACTCAAAGTGCGGTACTGGGGCATGCCATATTGGCCACTTCATGTGCGAAATCGGCTCCGAGAAGTGTTGATTGACGAGGGCGTGGATGTCCTCAACGCGGACGATCTGTGGGAGGCAAGGGAACTTTTCTCTAAGAGAGGGTACATGATTGAGTGA